One Dictyostelium discoideum AX4 chromosome 3 chromosome, whole genome shotgun sequence genomic region harbors:
- the gdt1 gene encoding GDT family protein kinase, protein MKKILLSIFFVVFLLIGSECELIDTPPGYYNLKKIDKFQQFSKIQIERNNKTIYSSSFHDLFYPDICEGTIQNIPGSLYFGRSSFPGAQESSNLMITRGTKMKYRVGNGGIPIYKINVLCIEGTLEIPEGISFFNVGALFILPGGVLNSKSSIRFTDLDPYNSKMDPFNFFPGMMVLGGSLSLIGEKKRIFQATRIDDYQLQIEDFKKIGSLTNNIYLGSKVTIYSQQISEGQTCSFSFGASNDKINLTSSSSSSLRGTNCLPISKNDKNIIVHFNCKYLLGGSSESFIDSTSTVGSSIYITGDSQVQIENFTLDSIGKTTNKLYNDTKLIFSNDKPNQVIDIIKGENQRFRNSLYIEFSNSVVIKGCAIIDRVKESRAPLIFVSSNVSLSESLIVSKSGSNLIAQYGTEFIKSKLNHYFLIPPLPQPFGLNSPINFPSPFSMDYGFEGNGIYSLSPNVQSINDTFISQLIALNFNFIGNRSIITGFDNDCYSPCTNTSILFSNLIQYPVDFKINNSTYFYKLNNNNNDNNNNTNNFNLLNINNENNNNDDNNNNNNSQNHYLLNINNNGNSPGRFFTIKDLVASDTVSAYLPNSALVFNNLNATENFSFNGTVSRLDFINSSFNTNLTSTQKFFDETTTTVTNFQNTYIYGSPETTEPPEKVFGSSITPIYYFSKSVLDSLKVETVYPNEPHKMFFNSSVSLSVKLNNMGLKTPIICIFSSNGMESKEVQYNPISTKCSFLYVSEKLGNHNIRVTIKNEYSKDSSYYFIIDFPIITVYGQSLFNAGWQMIDPTSTTIIPTPTPTSTSTSTSTSTPTTTNNNQLVNDNNNKINELDGLKFQGGCIKTLGCQLSSNAKYVGGLPNVTASSTLNSLFSWGITSDVQYDPVIIDLFINKSIATLQVQLFFTFYKPIDQYSSPLSVSIQKNPVLVMEPFAGDQPFSKNLTFVYNNTQSLDFLNISFTSRGDIYLTSLAIFSVSDSLPQIIDPITPTLLPIESVKASKPAILAIVLSIVLGSLALSIITILIVKHRKRLSQFLSKSNKDIEYAQNNEIEIKVLPKITSHSSYPSISILDTISSDSIFNNQIPKNNNRYKFKNQSLNNNNYFNNNNNNNNSNNNNSNNIIYSNCNSNYSNSNSNNNNNNNNSNSNNNSNSNSNININSNSNSNSNSNSNGNNNYQIYSNKLESFKIDEISNDTIPIINSTFPDEFQTLEFQKLAFEILKREKRLDFSFRTTNDILTCCALSDFKDFSNFPLRFNQSIITFGLINGKAKLGETYYDTLSITNDSTIRFTAFLILPMDNHSATFTSDHSSFDLGPGETFSIKFSITLHCTTRFFENFSIQINSNNIKEMYTLLKIKVESESSTRLDFNDIHFQELIEKYSWEILYRGTVGDKNALLKLIKLKTKNCEEAYRELNIISRLKHQNILPLIGCVISKDYLCLAFEYPPLGSLDYIISKKKLKMSITQKIRILIDVAKGCKFLQQSSIIQKTLRARNIFLYDTNENAEVCAKVLDLTSSKTIKGLACNNYIERVDTPINLTREISIIRDPKQNNDFNNSNNSNNNNNNNNNNNNNNNNNSNNSNNSSSLKYNIHSFAVLSYELLIDEILVGDTRKFGQEKPSIGLDKIDPNIKNFIHKCWNPIDGFTFNEILKTLKDFIESLN, encoded by the exons atgaaaaaaattttattatctatcttttttgttgtttttttattaatag gtTCAGAAtgtgaattaattgatactCCACCTGGATATTATAACTTAAAAAAGATTGAtaaatttcaacaattttcaaaaattcagatcgaaagaaataataaaaccatATATTCATCATCGTTTcatgatttattttatccTGATATTTGTGAAGGTACTATTCAAAACATACCTGGTTCATTATATTTTGGTAGATCATCATTTCCCGGTGCACAAGaatcttcaaatttaatgataacaAGAG ggacaaaaatgaaatacagagttggtaatggtggaataccaatttataaaattaatgtatTATGTATTGAAGGAACATTAGAAATTCCAGAAGgtatatcattttttaatgttggagctttatttatattaccaGGTGGTGTATTAAATAGTAAATCAAGTATCAGATTTACAGATTTAGATCCttataattcaaaaatgGATCCATTTAATTTCTTTCCAGGTATGATGGTTTTGGGAGGATCATTATCATTGATTGGagagaaaaaaagaattttccAAGCCACTAGAATTGATGATTatcaattacaaattgaagatttcaaaaaaataggATCATTGACAAACAATATATATTTAGGTTCAAAAGTTACAATTTATAGTCAACAAATTTCAGAAGGTCAAACAtgttcattttcatttggagcaagtaatgataaaattaatttaacatcatcatcatcgtcatcattaAGAGGAACCAATTgtttaccaatttcaaaaaatgataaaaatataatagttcattttaattgtaaatatttattaggTGGTTCAAGTGAATCATTTATAGATTCTACATCGACTGTTGGATCATCTATATATATAACTGGTGATTCACAAgttcaaattgaaaattttacaTTGGATTCAATAGGTAAAACCACCAATAAACTTTATAATGATACGAAATTAATTTTCTCAAATGATAAACCAAATCAAGTGATCGATATAATAAAGGGTGAAAATCAAAGATTTAGAAACTCATTGTATatagaattttcaaatagtGTAGTTATAAAAGGTTGTGCTATCATTGATAGAGTTAAAGAATCTAGAGCACCACTCATTTTCGTTAGTTCAAATGTATCATTATCAGAGAGTTTAATAGTTAGTAAATCAGGTTCAAATTTAATCGCTCAATATGGCactgaatttataaaatcaaaattaaatcattactttttaataccaccactaccacaacCGTTCGGTTTAAATTCCCCTATCAATTTTCCTTCACCTTTTAGTATGGATTATGGATTTGAAGGTAATGGAATCTATTCATTATCTCCAAATGTTCAATCAATAAATGATACTTTTATTTCTCAATTGATTGctcttaattttaatttcattggtAATAGGTCCATTATAACAggttttgataatgattgttACTCACCTTGTACAAAtacttcaattttattttcaaatttaattcaatatcctgttgattttaaaattaataattcaacttatttttataaattaaataataataataatgataataataataatacaaacaattttaacttattaaatattaataatgaaaataataataatgatgataataataataataataattcacaaaatcattatcttttaaatattaataataatggtaattcaCCAGGAAgattttttacaattaaagatttagtAGCATCAGATACAGTTTCAGCTTATTTACCAAATAGTGCATtagtatttaataatttaaatgcaACCGAAAATTTTTCATTCAATGGTACAGTTTCAAGAttagattttataaattcaagtTTTAATACAAACTTAACTTCAACACAAAAGTTTTTTGATGAAACAACAACTACAGTCACAAACTTTCAAAATACTTATATTTATGGGTCACCAGAAACAACTGAACCACCTGAAAAAGTATTTGGGTCATCGATTACtccaatttattattttagtaaAAGTGTTTTGGATTCATTAAAAGTTGAAACTGTTTATCCAAATGAACCTCATAAAATGTTTTTCAATTCTTCAGTTTCTCTTTCAGttaaattgaataatatGGGTTTAAAAACTCCAATCATTTGTATTTTCTCATCCAATGGTATGGAATCAAAAGAGGTTCAATATAATCCAATCTCAACAAAATGTAGTTTTCTTTATGTATCTGAAAAATTAGGTAATCATAATATTCGtgttacaattaaaaatgaatattctAAAGATTcaagttattattttataattgattttccAATTATAACTGTTTATGGacaatctttatttaatgCTGGTTGGCAAATGATTGatccaacatcaacaacaataataccaactccaacaccaacatcgacatcaacatcaacatcaacatcaacaccaacaacaacaaataataatcaattagttaatgataataataataaaataaatgaattggatggtttaaaatttcaagGTGGTTGTATAAAAACTTTAGGTTGCCAACTTTCAAGTAATGCAAAATATGTTGGTGGTTTACCAAATGTTACAGCCTCATCAACattaaatagtttattttcTTGGGGAATTACATCAGATGTTCAATATGATCCAgttataattgatttatttattaataaatcaatagcAACTTTACAAgttcaattatttttcactttttataAACCAATCGATCAATATTCAAGTCCATTATCTGTATCTATTCAAAAAAATCCAGTTTTAGTGATGGAACCATTCGCTGGCGATCAacctttttcaaaaaatttaacatttGTTTATAATAACACACAATCACtcgattttttaaatatttcattcaCAAGTCGTGgtgatatttatttaacatCATTGGCAATCTTTTCAGTTAGTGATTCATTACCTCAAATTATTGATCCAATAACACCAACCTTATTACCCATTGAAAGTGTTAAAGCTAGTAAACCAGCTATTTTGGCAATTGTTTTATCAATAGTTTTAGGATCTTTGGCTTTATCAATcattacaattttaatagTTAAACATAGAAAAAGATTATCTCAATTCCtctcaaaatcaaataaagatattgaatatgcccaaaataatgaaattgaaattaaagttttaCCAAAAATTACAAGTCATTCATCTTATccatcaatatcaatattagATACAATATCATCagattcaatatttaataatcaaataccaaaaaataataatagatataaatttaaaaatcaaagtttaaataataataattattttaataataataataataataataatagtaataataataatagtaataatattatttatagtaattgtaatagtaattatagtaatagtaatagtaataataataataataataataatagtaacagtaataataatagtaatagtaatagtaatattaatattaatagtaatagtaatagtaatagtaatagtaacagtaatggtaataataattatcaaatttattcaaataaattagaaagttttaaaattgatgaaattagtAATGATACAATACCAATTATAAATAGTACATTTCCAGATGAATTTCAAACTTtagaatttcaaaaattagcatttgaaatattaaaaagagaaaagagATTAGATTTTTCATTTAGAACAACAAATGATATATTGACATGTTGCGCATTATcagattttaaagatttttcaaatttccCATTAAGGTTTAATCAAAGTATAATAAcatttggtttaattaatGGAAAAGCAAAATTAGGTGAAACCTATTATGATACTCTTTCAATTACAAATGATTCAACAATAAGATTTACagcatttttaattttaccaatGGATAATCATTCAGCCACTTTTACATCAGATCATTCATCATTTGATCTTGGTCCAGGTGaaacattttcaataaaattttcaattacttTACATTGTACAACAAggttttttgaaaatttttcaattcaaatcaattcaaataatattaaagaaatgTATACTCTACTCAAAATAAAGGTTGAAAGTGAATCCTCGACAAGATTGGATTTTAATGATATTCATTTCCAAGAGTTGATAGAGAAATATTCATGGGAGATATTATATAGAGGAACAGTTGGAGATAAAAATGCTTTACTTAAATTGATAAagttaaaaacaaaaaattgtGAAGAAGCTTATAgagaattaaatattattagtagattaaaacatcaaaatattttaccaTTGATTGGTTGTGTAATTTCAAAGGATTATTTATGTTTAGCCTTTGAATATCCACCCCTTGGAAGTTTGGattatataatttcaaaaaagaaactAAAAATGTCAATCACTCAAAAGATTAGAATTCTTATTGATGTTGCCAAAGGTTGTAAATTCCTTCAACAAAGTTCAATCATTCAAAAAACTCTAAGAGCTAGAAATATTTTCCTTTATGATACCAATGAAAATGCAGAGGTTTGTGCTAAAGTATTAGATCTAACATCAAGTAAAACTATTAAAGGATTAGCttgtaataattatatagaAAGAGTTGATacaccaattaatttaaccagagaaatttcaattataagagatccaaaacaaaacaatgattttaataacagtaataatagtaataataataataataacaacaacaataataataataataataataataatagtaataatagtaataatagtagttcACTAAAGTATAATATTCATTCATTTGCAGTCTTATCTTATGAATTActaattgatgaaattttagTTGGTGATACTCGCAAATTTGGCCAAGAAAAACCATCAATAGGTTTAGATAAAATTGATCCAAacattaaaaactttattcaTAAATGTTGGAATCCAATCGATGGTTTCacttttaatgaaattttaaaaactttaaaagattttattgaaagtttaaattaa
- the aco2 gene encoding aconitase, mitochondrial — protein sequence MNSLVKGISKVRSTRSFSTVSMSPLEPNKKLNYEGIDAKLKQFRLHHNKPLTLAEKIIYGHLEDPSTKVERGITYLKLHPDRVAMQDATAQMAVLQFMSAGLPETAVPTTIHCDHLIEAYKGGEKDLEVAKDINKEVYDFLSTSAKKFGMGFWKPGSGIIHQIVLENYAFPGGLMIGTDSHTPNAGGLGMVAVGVGGADAVDVMAGIPWELKAPKIIGVKLTGSLKGWSSPKDVILRVADILTVKGGTGAIVEYFGSGVESLSCTGMATICNMGAEIGATTSLFPFNKRMVDYLNSTGRSNIANAANSFKHNLVADPNAHYDQLIELNLDTLEPYINGPFTPDLGHPLSKFAESVKTNNWPAELKVGLIGSCTNSSYEDMSRSASVAQQALDKGITAKAKFTITPGSEQIRATIERDGQMKVLEKVGGVVLANACGPCIGQWKREDVPKGEKNSIITSYNRNFTGRNDSNVNTHAFVASPEIVTALTIAGDITFNPMTDFLTDKDGNKFKLTPPTGDELPSRGFDAGENTYQPPSPNGQNINVIVDSESSRLQLLQPFAPWDKKDLVDMQVLIKVQGKCTTDHISMAGPWLKYRGHLDNISNNMLIGAINSENGKANAVLNQFTGEIGPVPTVARDYKKRGVNWIVVGDENYGEGSSREHAALEPRHLGGKAILVKSFARIHETNLKKQGILPLTFANPSDYDKISGDDRISIIGLKDLAPGKQLTLIVKSAKQGSEFEIKANHTMNAGQIEWFKAGSALNYIKSEKAKKN from the exons atgaaCTCACTCGTTAAGGGTATTTCCAAAGTT aGATCAACTAGATCTTTTTCAACAGTATCAATGAGTCCTCTTGAACCAAACAAGAAACTCAACTACGAAGGTATTGATgctaaattaaaacaattcaGACTCCATCACAACAAACCACTCACCCTTGCTGAAAAGATCATTTATGGTCATTTAGAAGATCCATCAACTAAAGTTGAAAGAGGTATCACTTATCTTAAATTACATCCAGATCGTGTTGCTATGCAA gatGCCACCGCACAAATGGCTGTATTACAATTTATGTCAGCTGGTTTACCAGAAACTGCAGTACCAACAACAATTCATTGTGATCATTTAATTGAAGCATATAAAGGTGgtgaaaaagatttagaagtTGCAAAAGATATCAATAAAGAAGTTTACGATTTCCTTTCAACCAGTGCTAAGAAATTTGGTATGGGTTTCTGGAAGCCAGGTTCAGGTATTATCCATCAAATCGTTTTAGAAAATTATGCATTCCCAGGTGGTTTAATGATTGGTACTGATAGTCATACACCAAATGCTGGTGGTTTAGGTATGGTCGcagttggtgttggtggtgctGATGCCGTCGATGTTATGGCAGGTATCCCATGGGAATTGAAAGCACCAAAGATCATTGGTGTCAAATTAACTGGTTCACTCAAGGGTTGGTCATCACCAAAGGATGTCATCCTTCGTGTTGCCGATATTCTCACTGTTAAAGGTGGTACAGGTGCCATCGTCGAATACTTTGGTTCAGGTGTTGAATCTCTCTCTTGTACTGGTATGGCCACCATTTGTAATATGGGTGCTGAAATCGGAGCTACCACCTCTTTATTCCCATTCAATAAACGTATGGTTGACTACTTAAATTCAACTGGTCGTTCAAATATCGCAAATGCTGCCAACTCATTCAAACACAACTTGGTTGCCGATCCAAATGCTCACTACGATCAATTGATTGAACTCAATCTCGATACACTCGAACCATACATCAATGGTCCATTCACCCCAGATCTCGGTCATCCACTCTCCAAATTCGCTGAATCAGTTAAAACCAATAACTGGCCAGCCGAATTAAAAGTTGGTCTCATCGGTTCATGTACCAACAGTTCATATGAAGATATGAGTCGTTCAGCATCTGTCGCTCAACAAGCCCTCGATAAAGGTATCACTGCCAAAGCCAAATTCACCATTACCCCAGGTTCCGAACAAATTAGAGCCACCATTGAACGTGATGGTCAAATGAAAGTTTTAGAGAaagttggtggtgttgtaCTCGCCAACGCTTGTGGTCCATGTATTGGTCAATGGAAGAGAGAAGATGTTCCAAAGGGTGAAAAGAACTCTATCATCACCTCTTACAATAGAAATTTCACTGGTCGTAACGATAGCAACGTCAATACTCATGCTTTCGTCGCCTCACCAGAGATTGTCACTGCCCTCACTATTGCTGGTGATATTACATTCAATCCAATGACCGATTTCCTCACTGATAAAGATGgtaacaaattcaaattaaccCCACCAACTGGTGATGAACTCCCATCACGTGGTTTTGATGCCGGTGAAAACACTTACcaaccaccatcaccaaatgGTCAAAACATTAACGTTATCGTTGATTCAGAAAGCAGCAGATTACAATTACTCCAACCATTTGCCCCATGGGATAAGAAAGATTTAGTCGATATGCAAGTTCTCATCAAGGTTCAAGGTAAATGTACCACCGATCACATCTCTATGGCTGGTCCATGGTTGAAATACAGAGGTCATTTGGATAACATTTCCAACAATATGTTAATTGGTGCTATCAACTCTGAAAACGGTAAAGCCAACGCTGTTCTCAATCAATTCACTGGTGAAATCGGTCCAGTCCCAACCGTCGCTCGTGACTACAAGAAACGTGGTGTCAATTGGATCGTCGTTGGTGATGAAAACTATGGTGAAGGTTCATCTCGTGAACATGCTGCCCTCGAACCACGTCATCTCGGTGGTAAAGCTATCCTCGTTAAATCATTTGCTCGTATCCACGAAACCAATCTCAAGAAACAAGGTATCTTACCATTAACCTTTGCTAACCCATCTGATTACGATAAAATCTCTGGTGACGATCGTATTTCAATCATTGGTCTCAAAGATCTTGCCCCAGGTAAACAACTCACTCTCATTGTTAAATCTGCTAAACAAGGTtctgaatttgaaattaaagctAATCACACCATGAATGCTGGTCAAATCGAATGGTTCAAAGCTGGTTCCgctttaaattatattaaatcaGAAAAagccaaaaaaaattaa